The Streptomyces tendae genome has a window encoding:
- the folP gene encoding dihydropteroate synthase, with translation MLRLGRREFAPHERVIMAIVNRTPDSFYDQGATFRDEPALARVEQAVAEGAAIIDIGGVKAGPGEEVTAEEEVRRTVGFVAEVRRRFPDVVISVDTWRHEVGEAVCEAGADVLNDAWGGVDPRLAEVAARYGAGLVCTHAGGAEPRTRPHRVTYDDIMADILDVTVGLAERAVSLGVPRESVMIDPGHDFGKNTRHSLEATRRLGEMVATGWPVLVSLSNKDFVGETLDRPVKERVVGTLATTAVSAWLGAQVYRVHEVAETRQVLDMVSSIAGDREPAVARRGLA, from the coding sequence ATGCTCAGGCTGGGCAGGCGGGAATTCGCACCGCACGAGCGGGTGATCATGGCGATCGTGAACCGGACCCCGGACTCCTTCTACGACCAGGGCGCCACCTTCCGCGACGAGCCGGCGCTCGCGCGCGTGGAGCAGGCGGTGGCCGAGGGCGCCGCGATCATCGACATCGGCGGGGTGAAGGCCGGGCCGGGCGAGGAGGTCACGGCCGAGGAGGAGGTGCGGCGGACCGTCGGTTTCGTCGCCGAGGTGCGCCGTCGCTTCCCGGACGTGGTGATCAGCGTGGACACCTGGCGGCACGAGGTCGGCGAGGCGGTCTGCGAGGCCGGCGCGGACGTGCTGAACGACGCGTGGGGCGGGGTCGATCCGCGTCTGGCGGAGGTCGCCGCGCGGTACGGCGCGGGGCTGGTGTGCACCCACGCGGGCGGCGCGGAGCCGCGGACCCGGCCGCACCGGGTGACGTACGACGACATCATGGCGGACATCCTCGACGTGACCGTGGGGCTGGCCGAGCGGGCGGTGTCCCTGGGGGTGCCGCGGGAGTCGGTGATGATCGATCCGGGGCACGACTTCGGGAAGAACACCCGGCACAGCCTGGAGGCGACCCGGCGGCTGGGCGAGATGGTGGCCACCGGGTGGCCGGTGCTGGTGTCGCTGTCCAACAAGGACTTCGTCGGCGAGACGCTGGACCGCCCGGTGAAGGAGCGGGTGGTGGGGACGCTCGCGACGACGGCGGTGTCGGCGTGGCTCGGCGCCCAGGTGTACCGGGTGCACGAGGTCGCCGAGACGCGGCAGGTGCTGGACATGGTGTCGTCCATCGCCGGGGACCGGGAGCCGGCGGTGGCGCGGCGGGGTCTGGCGTAG
- a CDS encoding DivIVA domain-containing protein, whose amino-acid sequence MVMFLFLVVALAVVVAAVTLAVVGGGDSAPLPEAAPERLQDSLPPDRPVNRADIDSLRFPLAARGYRMADVDDALGRLGAELAERDARIADLESALAGARAAAAHVAMDKAAPHPEDDQR is encoded by the coding sequence ATGGTTATGTTCCTGTTCCTGGTCGTCGCGCTGGCCGTCGTGGTGGCCGCGGTGACCCTGGCCGTGGTGGGCGGCGGCGACAGCGCCCCGCTGCCCGAGGCGGCACCGGAGCGCCTCCAGGACTCCCTGCCGCCGGACCGCCCGGTCAACCGCGCGGACATCGACAGCCTGCGCTTCCCGCTCGCCGCCCGCGGCTACCGCATGGCGGACGTGGACGACGCCCTCGGCCGCCTCGGCGCGGAGCTCGCCGAGCGGGACGCCCGGATCGCCGACCTGGAGTCCGCGCTGGCGGGCGCCCGTGCCGCCGCGGCGCACGTCGCGATGGACAAGGCCGCCCCGCACCCGGAGGACGATCAGCGGTGA
- a CDS encoding DNA-3-methyladenine glycosylase I, translating into MSDAASEVPVGPDGLPRCPWALSAPDYLAYHDEEWGRPVHGDDALFERLSLEAFQSGLSWITILRRRPGFRAAFAGFRIAEVAEFTDADRERLLADTGIIRNRAKIDATLANARELAGWAPGELDALIWSHAPDPAGRPVPDTLADVPAVTPESTALSKALKKHGLRFVGPTTAYALMQACGLVNDHLKTCTART; encoded by the coding sequence GTGAGCGATGCCGCGAGCGAGGTGCCGGTCGGCCCGGACGGCCTTCCGCGCTGCCCCTGGGCGCTGTCCGCCCCGGACTACCTGGCGTACCACGACGAGGAGTGGGGCCGCCCGGTCCACGGCGACGACGCCCTCTTCGAGCGCCTCAGCCTGGAGGCCTTCCAGTCGGGGCTGTCGTGGATCACCATCCTGCGCCGCCGCCCCGGCTTCCGTGCCGCCTTCGCCGGGTTCCGGATCGCCGAGGTCGCCGAGTTCACCGACGCGGACCGCGAGCGGCTGCTGGCCGACACCGGCATCATCCGCAACCGCGCGAAGATCGACGCCACGCTGGCCAACGCGCGCGAGCTGGCCGGCTGGGCGCCCGGCGAGCTGGACGCCCTGATCTGGTCCCACGCCCCCGACCCGGCCGGCCGCCCGGTGCCGGACACCCTCGCCGACGTCCCCGCGGTGACCCCGGAGTCCACGGCCCTGTCCAAGGCCCTCAAGAAACACGGCCTGCGCTTCGTGGGCCCCACCACGGCATACGCCCTGATGCAGGCCTGCGGCCTCGTCAACGACCACCTGAAAACCTGCACAGCAAGAACCTGA
- a CDS encoding enoyl-CoA hydratase/isomerase family protein — MADTVLYEVSDGLATITLNRPEAMNALNVAAKVALRDAVRSAADDDAVRAVLLTAAGDRAFCVGQDLKEHIGLLAADREDGSGQTMSTVREHYNPIVKAIAGAPKPVVAAVNGVAAGAGFGFALAADHRIVADTAAFNTSFAGVALTADSGISWTLPRVVGPSRATDLLLFPRSVSAQEAYELGIANRLVPAAELRAEAEKTARALAEGPTVAYAALKESVAYGLSHSLEELLEKEDELQTRAGSSEDHAIAVRAFVNKEKPKYLGR, encoded by the coding sequence ATGGCCGACACCGTGCTCTACGAGGTCAGCGACGGACTCGCGACGATCACGCTGAACCGCCCCGAGGCGATGAACGCGTTGAACGTCGCGGCGAAGGTCGCCCTCCGGGACGCGGTCCGGTCCGCCGCGGACGACGACGCCGTACGGGCCGTGCTGCTGACCGCGGCCGGGGACCGGGCGTTCTGCGTCGGGCAGGACCTCAAGGAGCACATCGGGCTGCTGGCCGCCGACCGGGAGGACGGTTCGGGGCAGACCATGTCCACGGTGCGCGAGCACTACAACCCGATCGTCAAGGCGATCGCCGGGGCGCCGAAGCCGGTGGTGGCGGCGGTGAACGGGGTCGCGGCGGGGGCCGGTTTCGGGTTCGCGCTGGCCGCGGACCACCGGATCGTCGCGGACACGGCGGCGTTCAACACCTCCTTCGCCGGGGTCGCGCTCACCGCCGACTCCGGCATCTCCTGGACGCTGCCGCGGGTGGTCGGTCCGAGCCGCGCCACCGACCTGCTGCTCTTCCCGCGCAGTGTCTCCGCACAGGAGGCGTACGAGCTGGGGATCGCCAACCGGCTGGTGCCGGCGGCGGAGCTGCGCGCGGAGGCCGAGAAGACGGCCCGCGCGCTGGCCGAGGGGCCGACGGTGGCCTACGCGGCGCTGAAGGAGTCGGTGGCGTACGGGCTGAGCCACTCGCTGGAGGAGCTGCTGGAGAAGGAGGACGAGTTGCAGACTCGGGCGGGGTCCTCCGAGGATCACGCGATCGCTGTGCGGGCGTTCGTGAACAAGGAGAAGCCGAAGTATTTGGGTCGTTGA
- a CDS encoding DUF3117 domain-containing protein — translation MAAMKPRTGDGPLEVTKEGRGIVMRVPLEGGGRLVVELTPDEADALGDALKKVVG, via the coding sequence ATGGCGGCCATGAAGCCGCGGACGGGTGATGGCCCGCTCGAGGTGACCAAGGAGGGGCGGGGCATCGTCATGCGCGTTCCGCTCGAAGGCGGCGGTCGGCTCGTCGTCGAGCTGACCCCGGACGAGGCCGACGCGCTCGGCGACGCCCTCAAGAAGGTCGTCGGCTGA
- a CDS encoding O-methyltransferase, with the protein MCGFPTPTDTVTPRQPRGQERVITANRQTSWAFADAYVAEDETLRWARDRASEAGLRSVSPGTGAALRLLAASVDAKAVAEIGTGCGVSGIHLLHGMRPDGVLTTVDQEPEHQQSARQAFREAGFAGNRARFIPGPALDVLPRLADSGYDLVFCDGDRQEYQDYLAESLRLLRPGGLVAFEGVFANGRTVDSGPQPSEVLRLRELVRTVRESQELVSSLLPVGDGLLCAVKR; encoded by the coding sequence ATCTGCGGGTTCCCGACGCCAACGGATACAGTCACGCCCAGGCAACCACGGGGACAGGAGAGGGTCATTACCGCCAACCGGCAGACGAGCTGGGCGTTCGCCGACGCCTATGTCGCCGAGGACGAGACGCTGCGCTGGGCCCGCGACCGGGCCAGCGAGGCAGGCCTGCGCTCGGTGTCGCCCGGCACGGGCGCGGCCCTCAGGTTGCTCGCCGCCAGCGTGGACGCCAAGGCGGTCGCCGAGATCGGCACCGGCTGCGGGGTCTCCGGGATCCATCTGCTGCACGGCATGCGCCCGGACGGGGTGCTCACCACGGTCGACCAGGAGCCGGAGCACCAGCAGTCGGCCCGCCAGGCGTTCCGTGAGGCCGGCTTCGCCGGGAACCGGGCCCGCTTCATCCCCGGCCCGGCGCTGGACGTCCTGCCCCGGCTCGCGGACTCCGGCTACGACCTGGTCTTCTGCGACGGCGACCGGCAGGAGTACCAGGACTATCTCGCTGAATCGTTGCGTCTGCTGCGCCCGGGAGGCCTGGTCGCCTTCGAAGGCGTCTTCGCGAACGGACGCACCGTCGACTCGGGCCCCCAGCCGTCGGAGGTGCTGCGGCTGCGGGAGCTGGTGCGGACCGTTCGCGAGAGCCAGGAGCTGGTGTCGTCGCTGTTGCCGGTGGGGGACGGTCTGCTGTGCGCCGTCAAGCGGTGA
- the sigE gene encoding RNA polymerase sigma factor SigE, with amino-acid sequence MNNTAADHDRAGDPAHTATFSGDADGQAWTPPTWEEIVSMHSGRVYRLAYRLTGNQHDAEDLTQEVFVRVFRSLSTYTPGTFEGWLHRITTNLFLDMVRRKQRIRFDALGDDAAERLASKEPTPQQVFNDAHFDADVQQALDTLAPEFRAAVVLCDIEGLSYEEIAATLGVKLGTVRSRIHRGRSQLRKALAHRSPKARAERPSFVPRVPALGGGGASA; translated from the coding sequence GTGAACAACACCGCTGCTGACCATGACCGCGCCGGCGACCCGGCCCACACCGCGACCTTCTCCGGCGACGCGGACGGGCAGGCGTGGACTCCGCCCACCTGGGAGGAGATCGTCAGCATGCACAGCGGCAGGGTGTACCGGCTCGCGTATCGCCTCACCGGCAACCAGCACGACGCGGAGGACCTCACCCAGGAGGTGTTCGTCCGCGTCTTCCGGTCCCTGTCGACGTACACGCCGGGCACCTTCGAGGGCTGGCTGCACCGCATCACCACCAACCTCTTCCTGGACATGGTCCGCCGCAAGCAGCGCATCCGCTTCGACGCGCTCGGCGACGACGCGGCCGAGCGGCTGGCCAGCAAGGAGCCCACGCCCCAGCAGGTCTTCAACGACGCGCACTTCGACGCCGACGTCCAGCAGGCCCTCGACACCCTGGCCCCCGAGTTCCGCGCCGCCGTCGTGCTGTGCGACATCGAGGGGCTCTCGTACGAGGAGATCGCGGCCACCCTGGGCGTGAAGCTCGGCACCGTGCGGTCCCGTATCCACCGCGGCCGTTCCCAGCTGCGCAAGGCCCTGGCGCACCGCTCGCCCAAGGCGCGCGCGGAGCGCCCTTCCTTCGTGCCGCGTGTCCCCGCACTGGGAGGAGGGGGCGCGAGCGCGTGA
- a CDS encoding anti-sigma factor family protein, protein MSSSLPKSSEGHLAEHHLGDRLSALVDGELGHDARERVLAHVATCAKCKTEVDEQRRLKTVFAAAAPPPPSESLLARLQGLPAGGGFGDGASPLGGSALPGGSSGRFGPSSGVFGARRAERFEFAYAPVRGHQPPAAAAAAGDPDLADRHAADRPSSRGLRLAFVAAGAVSLAAIALGGVTTVTPVDAEARGQGKGSNVTPMRTQGAGAATTPESRRRGVGPLLGQVAGGQSGLGAGHVVPTGVAAPLLPGIPAPPQGGATAMSPLIRPLNATPPLGLSAWATAVGLKAPGLVTAAPSPAPAPTHSSGTVR, encoded by the coding sequence GTGAGCAGTTCACTGCCGAAGTCTTCCGAGGGTCACCTCGCCGAGCATCACCTGGGAGACCGGCTTTCCGCCCTGGTGGACGGAGAGCTCGGTCATGACGCGCGTGAGCGCGTGCTGGCGCATGTCGCCACCTGCGCCAAGTGCAAGACGGAGGTGGACGAGCAGCGCCGCCTGAAGACCGTCTTCGCGGCTGCCGCCCCGCCGCCGCCCTCCGAGAGCCTCCTGGCCCGCCTGCAAGGGCTGCCGGCCGGGGGCGGGTTCGGCGACGGCGCTTCTCCGCTGGGCGGCTCCGCGCTGCCGGGCGGTTCCTCCGGGCGGTTCGGCCCGTCCTCCGGTGTCTTCGGCGCCCGGCGCGCCGAGCGCTTCGAGTTCGCCTACGCGCCGGTGCGAGGGCACCAGCCGCCGGCCGCCGCGGCGGCGGCCGGTGACCCCGACCTCGCCGACCGGCACGCCGCCGACCGGCCGTCCTCGCGCGGGCTGCGGCTCGCCTTCGTCGCCGCCGGCGCGGTGTCGCTGGCCGCGATCGCCCTCGGCGGCGTCACCACCGTCACCCCGGTCGACGCGGAGGCGCGCGGCCAGGGCAAGGGCAGTAACGTCACCCCGATGCGCACCCAGGGTGCGGGCGCGGCGACGACGCCCGAGTCCCGGCGCCGGGGCGTCGGCCCGCTGCTCGGACAGGTGGCGGGCGGCCAGAGCGGTCTGGGGGCGGGTCACGTCGTCCCCACCGGCGTCGCCGCGCCGCTGCTGCCCGGCATCCCCGCACCCCCGCAGGGCGGCGCCACGGCCATGTCCCCGCTGATACGGCCGCTGAACGCGACCCCGCCGCTCGGCCTGAGCGCCTGGGCCACGGCCGTCGGGCTCAAGGCCCCCGGCCTGGTCACCGCCGCTCCTTCACCGGCCCCGGCGCCCACGCACAGCTCAGGGACGGTCCGCTGA
- a CDS encoding trypsin-like peptidase domain-containing protein has product MPASHGAPAAAGLPAHGATAGGGASAPDVQPTAPGPASDVPGVPAPGGEPSASAIVGHAPAAPAPGVPAPGGGATASVSAEAPKPLHDPDPYSTPPYGEPGPWAPAPPVQHPATTPAHGMAVVAPPTAPEGPPHGPAAGQHRVPAQADAPATAPVTFETAPPAPDAPASGPWARYDPWAVAETAVPLQQADPAEWQAGRRRRRRRRTLLGIALLIALVSGVAGGVVGVQLERNGGVGTVELPQAGVESPDRDPNSVAGIAAQALPSVVTLHVSGGGSAGTGTGFVLDQRGHILTNDHVVGPAGDNGDITVTFNSGDTAEATVVGRDSGYDLAVVRVKGVRGLSPLPLGNSDNVQVGDPVVAIGAPFDLAGTVTSGIISARERPITAGGEKGDGSDVSYVDALQTDAPINPGNSGGPLLDTKGRVIGINSAIRSADSGLVPDGGQSGSIGLGFAIPINQGKRVAEELINTGKATHPVIGITLDMDYSGDGARVATEGSDGGPPVSTGGPGADAGIRPGDVITEVDGRPVHSGEELIVKTRAHRPGDRLELTLERGGEERKVSLVLGSSDGG; this is encoded by the coding sequence ATGCCCGCTTCGCACGGCGCACCTGCTGCGGCCGGCCTTCCGGCGCACGGTGCGACCGCGGGCGGCGGAGCGTCCGCCCCTGACGTGCAGCCCACCGCCCCGGGACCCGCGTCCGACGTCCCCGGCGTGCCCGCCCCGGGCGGAGAGCCCTCCGCATCCGCCATTGTGGGTCACGCGCCCGCCGCCCCCGCCCCCGGTGTGCCCGCCCCCGGTGGCGGGGCCACGGCGTCCGTCTCCGCCGAGGCGCCGAAGCCGTTGCACGATCCCGATCCCTACAGCACCCCGCCCTACGGCGAGCCGGGGCCCTGGGCGCCTGCTCCGCCGGTGCAGCACCCCGCGACCACCCCCGCGCACGGGATGGCCGTGGTGGCGCCCCCCACGGCCCCGGAGGGGCCCCCGCACGGGCCCGCCGCGGGGCAGCACCGGGTCCCCGCCCAGGCCGACGCGCCCGCGACAGCCCCCGTCACCTTCGAGACGGCGCCGCCCGCGCCCGACGCCCCCGCGTCCGGGCCCTGGGCCCGCTACGACCCGTGGGCGGTCGCCGAGACCGCCGTTCCGCTGCAGCAGGCCGATCCCGCCGAGTGGCAGGCAGGCAGGCGACGACGGCGGCGCAGGCGGACCCTGCTCGGCATCGCCCTGCTGATCGCGCTCGTGTCCGGCGTCGCCGGCGGGGTGGTGGGCGTACAGCTGGAGCGCAACGGCGGTGTGGGCACCGTGGAACTGCCCCAGGCCGGCGTGGAGTCTCCCGACCGGGACCCGAACAGCGTCGCCGGGATCGCCGCGCAGGCCCTGCCCAGCGTCGTCACCCTGCACGTCAGCGGCGGCGGGAGCGCGGGCACCGGCACCGGGTTCGTGCTGGACCAGCGGGGCCACATCCTCACCAACGACCACGTCGTCGGCCCCGCCGGGGACAACGGCGACATCACCGTCACGTTCAACAGTGGCGACACCGCCGAGGCGACCGTGGTCGGCCGGGACAGCGGCTACGACCTCGCCGTCGTCCGGGTGAAGGGCGTCCGCGGACTCAGCCCCCTGCCGCTCGGCAACTCGGACAACGTCCAGGTCGGCGATCCCGTCGTCGCCATCGGCGCCCCCTTCGACCTGGCCGGCACCGTCACCTCCGGCATCATCAGCGCCCGGGAGCGGCCCATCACCGCGGGCGGCGAGAAGGGCGACGGCAGCGACGTGTCGTACGTCGACGCGCTGCAGACCGACGCGCCGATCAACCCCGGCAACTCCGGCGGCCCGCTGCTCGACACCAAGGGACGGGTGATCGGCATCAACTCGGCCATCCGCTCGGCCGACAGCGGTCTCGTCCCGGACGGCGGACAGTCCGGCTCCATAGGGCTCGGCTTCGCCATCCCGATCAACCAGGGCAAGCGGGTCGCCGAGGAGCTGATCAACACCGGGAAGGCCACCCACCCGGTGATCGGCATCACCCTCGACATGGACTACAGCGGCGACGGCGCCCGCGTCGCCACCGAGGGCAGCGACGGCGGCCCCCCGGTCAGCACCGGCGGCCCCGGCGCCGACGCGGGCATCCGGCCCGGCGACGTCATCACCGAGGTCGACGGCCGGCCCGTGCACTCCGGCGAGGAACTGATCGTGAAGACCCGCGCCCACCGCCCCGGCGACCGGCTGGAGCTGACCCTGGAGCGCGGCGGCGAGGAACGGAAGGTGTCGCTGGTGCTCGGCTCCTCGGACGGCGGCTGA
- a CDS encoding sec-independent translocase, with protein MFNDIGPLELVTLIVLAVLVFGPDKLPKVIQDVTRTIRKIRDFSESAKQDIRQELGPEFKDFEFEDLNPKTFIRKQLDNDDLGLKEIRNGFDLKKDMAEVADAVHGRDPEPATPAAPAPSGGRVDMTKKPEKPAADDRPPFDMDAT; from the coding sequence GTGTTCAATGACATAGGACCGCTCGAGCTGGTGACGCTCATCGTCCTCGCCGTGCTCGTCTTCGGTCCGGACAAGCTCCCCAAGGTCATCCAGGACGTCACCCGCACGATCCGGAAGATCCGGGACTTCTCGGAGAGCGCCAAGCAGGACATCAGGCAGGAACTGGGCCCGGAGTTCAAGGACTTCGAGTTCGAGGACCTCAATCCCAAGACGTTCATCCGCAAGCAGCTGGACAACGACGACCTGGGGCTGAAGGAGATCCGCAACGGCTTCGACCTGAAGAAGGACATGGCCGAGGTCGCCGACGCCGTCCACGGCCGCGACCCCGAGCCCGCCACGCCGGCCGCCCCGGCGCCCTCCGGCGGGCGGGTGGACATGACGAAGAAGCCCGAGAAGCCGGCGGCCGACGACCGTCCGCCCTTCGACATGGACGCCACCTGA
- a CDS encoding Mrp/NBP35 family ATP-binding protein, whose amino-acid sequence MATEDAVREALATVNDPEINRPITELGMVKSVEIGADGAVAVTVYLTVSGCPMRDTITQRVTDAVSAVEGVTRVDVTLDVMSDEQRKELASALRGGQTEREVPFAKPGSLTRVYAVASGKGGVGKSSVTVNLAAAMAADGLKVGVVDADIYGHSVPRMLGADGRPTQVENMIMPPSAHGVKVISIGMFTPGNAPVVWRGPMLHRALQQFLADVYWGDLDVLLLDLPPGTGDIAISVAQLVPNAEILVVTTPQQAAAEVAERAGSIAVQTHQKIVGVVENMSGLPCPHCGEMVDVFGTGGGQTVAEGLTRTTGASVPVLGAIPIDVRLREGGDEGKPVVLSDPDSPAGSALRSIAGKLGGRQRGLSGMSLGITPRNKF is encoded by the coding sequence ATGGCTACGGAAGACGCGGTGCGCGAAGCACTGGCGACGGTGAACGACCCCGAGATCAACCGGCCCATCACCGAGCTCGGGATGGTCAAATCGGTGGAGATCGGTGCGGACGGTGCGGTCGCGGTCACCGTGTACCTGACGGTCTCCGGCTGCCCCATGCGGGACACCATCACGCAGCGCGTGACGGACGCGGTCTCCGCGGTCGAGGGGGTGACCCGGGTCGACGTGACGCTGGACGTCATGAGCGACGAGCAGCGCAAGGAGCTGGCGAGCGCCCTGCGCGGCGGCCAGACCGAGCGCGAGGTGCCCTTCGCCAAGCCGGGCAGCCTCACCCGGGTGTACGCGGTGGCGTCCGGCAAGGGCGGTGTCGGCAAGTCCTCGGTGACGGTGAACCTGGCGGCGGCGATGGCGGCCGACGGGCTGAAGGTCGGTGTCGTGGACGCCGACATCTACGGCCACTCGGTGCCGCGCATGCTGGGCGCCGACGGGCGTCCCACCCAGGTCGAGAACATGATCATGCCGCCGTCGGCGCACGGCGTGAAGGTCATCTCCATCGGCATGTTCACCCCGGGCAACGCGCCCGTGGTGTGGCGCGGACCGATGCTGCACCGCGCGCTCCAGCAGTTCCTGGCGGACGTGTACTGGGGCGACCTGGACGTGCTGCTGCTGGACCTGCCGCCCGGCACCGGTGACATCGCGATCTCCGTCGCGCAGCTGGTGCCGAACGCGGAGATCCTGGTCGTCACCACGCCCCAGCAGGCGGCGGCCGAGGTGGCCGAGCGGGCGGGCTCCATCGCCGTGCAGACGCACCAGAAGATCGTCGGCGTGGTGGAGAACATGTCGGGGCTGCCCTGCCCGCACTGCGGCGAGATGGTCGACGTGTTCGGCACCGGCGGCGGCCAGACCGTCGCCGAGGGCCTGACCCGCACCACCGGCGCCAGCGTCCCGGTGCTGGGCGCCATCCCGATCGACGTCCGGCTGCGTGAGGGCGGCGACGAGGGCAAGCCCGTGGTGCTGTCCGACCCGGACTCCCCGGCCGGCTCGGCACTCCGCTCGATCGCCGGCAAGCTGGGCGGCCGGCAGCGCGGCCTGTCGGGCATGTCCCTGGGGATCACCCCGCGCAACAAGTTCTGA
- a CDS encoding DUF1003 domain-containing protein — MAAEREGLRERQPVGATAAGRPRAPRLDQPRPPRRRILPEWDPEAFGRLSERIARFLGTGRFIVWMTVVIILWVLWNVSAPKDLRFDEYPFIFLTLMLSLQASYAAPLILLAQNRQDDRDRVNLEQDRKQNERSIADTEYLTREIAALRIGLGEVATRDWIRSELQDLVKELEIHQNGHKEQHGSYPAMRAERPPGRDADDR, encoded by the coding sequence ATGGCGGCTGAGCGCGAGGGTCTGCGCGAGCGGCAGCCGGTGGGGGCCACGGCGGCCGGGCGGCCGCGCGCGCCGCGGCTGGACCAGCCGCGCCCTCCCCGGCGCCGGATCCTGCCCGAGTGGGACCCGGAGGCCTTCGGGCGGCTGTCGGAGCGCATCGCGCGCTTCCTGGGCACCGGACGGTTCATCGTCTGGATGACGGTCGTCATCATCCTGTGGGTGCTGTGGAACGTCTCCGCGCCGAAAGACCTGCGCTTCGACGAGTACCCGTTCATCTTCCTGACCCTGATGCTGTCGCTGCAGGCCTCCTACGCCGCCCCGTTGATCCTGCTCGCGCAGAACCGGCAGGACGACCGCGACCGGGTCAACCTGGAGCAGGACCGCAAACAGAACGAGCGGTCGATCGCGGACACCGAGTACCTGACCCGTGAGATCGCCGCGCTGCGCATCGGCCTCGGCGAGGTCGCCACCCGGGACTGGATCCGCTCGGAGCTGCAGGACCTGGTCAAGGAGCTGGAGATCCACCAGAACGGCCACAAGGAGCAGCACGGGTCATACCCGGCGATGCGGGCGGAACGGCCGCCGGGACGTGACGCAGACGACCGTTGA
- a CDS encoding magnesium transporter MgtE N-terminal domain-containing protein codes for MAAGAPRFFVSHVSGVAVFDPAGDQVGRVRDLVVILRPGRRPPRLLGLVVELSTRRRIFLPMTRVTAVQSGQVITTGVLNVRRFEQRPTERLVFGELLDRRVTLVDSGEEVTVLDLSVHQLQARREWEIDRVFVRKGRKGGAFRRGKGEALTVEWSAVTGFSLEEHGQGAENLLATFEQLRPADLANVLHHLSPKRRAEVAAALDDDRLADVLEELPEDDQIEILGKLKEERAADVLEAMDPDDAADLLGELPEADKERLLSLMQPADAADMRRLMSYEEHTAGGLMTTEPIVLRPDATVADALARIREPDLSPAHAAQVYVCRPPEETPTGKYLGTVHFQRLLRDPPYTLVGSMLDDDLQPLEPEATLPVVAGFFATYDMVAAPVVDEAGSLLGAVTVDDVLDHMLPDDWREHEFHMDEGVVPDGG; via the coding sequence ATGGCAGCGGGCGCACCCCGGTTCTTCGTCTCGCACGTCTCCGGTGTCGCCGTCTTCGACCCGGCGGGCGACCAGGTGGGGCGCGTGCGCGACCTCGTGGTCATCCTCCGTCCGGGCCGGCGCCCGCCCCGGCTGCTCGGCCTGGTGGTCGAACTCTCCACCCGGCGCCGCATCTTCCTGCCCATGACCCGGGTGACCGCCGTACAGTCCGGCCAGGTCATCACCACCGGGGTGCTCAACGTGCGGCGCTTCGAGCAGCGGCCCACCGAGCGGCTCGTCTTCGGTGAGCTGCTCGACAGGCGGGTCACGCTGGTGGACAGCGGCGAGGAGGTCACCGTCCTCGACCTGTCGGTGCATCAGCTCCAGGCGCGGCGGGAGTGGGAGATCGACCGGGTCTTCGTGCGCAAGGGCAGGAAGGGCGGCGCGTTCCGGCGTGGCAAGGGCGAGGCACTGACCGTGGAGTGGTCCGCCGTCACCGGTTTCTCGCTGGAGGAGCACGGGCAGGGCGCCGAGAACCTGCTCGCCACCTTCGAGCAGCTGCGCCCCGCCGACCTCGCCAACGTGCTGCACCACCTCTCCCCCAAGCGGCGCGCCGAGGTGGCCGCCGCCCTCGACGACGACCGGCTCGCGGACGTGCTGGAGGAGCTGCCCGAGGACGACCAGATCGAGATCCTCGGCAAGCTGAAGGAGGAGCGGGCCGCCGACGTGCTGGAGGCGATGGACCCGGACGACGCGGCCGACCTGCTGGGCGAACTGCCCGAGGCGGACAAGGAGCGGCTGCTGAGCCTGATGCAGCCCGCGGACGCGGCCGACATGCGACGCCTGATGTCGTACGAGGAGCACACGGCGGGCGGTCTGATGACCACGGAGCCGATCGTGCTGCGGCCGGACGCGACCGTCGCGGACGCCCTCGCCCGGATCCGCGAGCCGGACCTCTCGCCGGCGCACGCGGCGCAGGTCTACGTCTGCCGGCCGCCGGAGGAGACGCCCACGGGCAAGTATCTGGGCACGGTGCACTTCCAGCGGCTGCTGCGCGACCCCCCGTACACCCTGGTCGGCTCGATGCTGGACGACGACCTGCAGCCGCTGGAGCCGGAGGCGACGCTGCCCGTGGTCGCCGGGTTCTTCGCCACGTACGACATGGTGGCGGCGCCGGTGGTCGACGAGGCCGGCTCGCTGCTGGGCGCGGTGACGGTGGACGACGTGCTGGACCACATGCTCCCGGACGACTGGCGGGAGCACGAGTTCCACATGGACGAGGGGGTGGTGCCCGATGGCGGCTGA